A region of Vicinamibacterales bacterium DNA encodes the following proteins:
- a CDS encoding TIGR00282 family metallophosphoesterase, whose translation MNILFIGDVFGRPGRDLVRKGMRVLVDRFGVDFVVANGENSAGGFGITREIGDSLLACGVDVLTSGNHIWDKKEALDYVAAEPRLLRPANYPPGAPGRGSILARTDTGRPIGIINVMGRVFMHPIDDPFAVVLREIENFSGQTRVILVDFHAEATSEKIAMGWHLDGRVSAVIGTHTHVQTADERILPKGTAYITDAGMTGPHDSIIGTEREPALARFLTGMPSRFEPASGNPRLHGVVLTVDEATGRASKFTRLDYSLTDLEKMDVEPTMR comes from the coding sequence CCGGGACGCGATCTCGTCCGCAAGGGGATGCGCGTGCTCGTGGATCGTTTCGGTGTCGATTTCGTCGTCGCCAACGGGGAGAACTCGGCCGGCGGGTTTGGCATCACCCGTGAGATCGGCGACAGCCTGCTGGCCTGCGGCGTGGACGTGCTGACGTCGGGCAACCACATCTGGGACAAGAAGGAAGCGCTCGACTATGTCGCCGCGGAACCGAGGCTGCTGCGGCCCGCGAACTACCCTCCCGGCGCGCCCGGCCGTGGATCGATCCTCGCGCGCACCGACACCGGTCGGCCGATCGGCATCATCAACGTGATGGGGCGCGTCTTCATGCACCCGATCGACGATCCGTTCGCGGTCGTGCTCCGCGAGATCGAGAACTTCTCGGGCCAGACGCGCGTCATCCTCGTCGACTTCCACGCCGAGGCCACGTCCGAGAAGATCGCGATGGGGTGGCATCTCGACGGCCGCGTCAGCGCCGTGATCGGCACGCACACGCACGTGCAGACGGCGGATGAACGGATTCTGCCAAAGGGCACGGCGTACATCACCGACGCCGGGATGACCGGTCCGCACGATTCAATCATCGGCACGGAGCGCGAACCGGCGCTGGCCCGGTTCCTGACCGGGATGCCCTCGCGCTTCGAGCCGGCCAGCGGCAACCCGCGACTCCACGGCGTCGTCCTCACCGTGGACGAGGCGACCGGGCGGGCCAGCAAGTTCACGCGCCTCGACTATTCGCTCACCGACCTCGAGAAGATGGACGTCGAACCGACGATGAGATGA